The Candidatus Zixiibacteriota bacterium genome segment GCTCGATACGTTGAGGTCGAATCAGACGCGCCTTGATGAGCTCGGAAAGGATGTTCTGGATACGATCAAGTTGAGGGAATCTCAGCAGTCGGAGCATCTGCGAACTGCATCGGAGAGCAAGAGACTGACCCGGGACCATGAAGCAGACCTCAAGAAAGAATACATCGTCGAAGAGGAGAAGAGAAGAGAGGCTGTTGCGATCAGCTCGGCGATCTCGGAAGTGGATTGTTCGATGAGCGAGATCGACAAGGAATTGAAGGAGCTTCGTCAGGAGTCCTCGAAGTCGACTGAGATGATTCACGAGCTCGATCTCGGAATGTCAGCAATTCACTCTCGAAAGGGAAACCTGGTAGAAGACTCGATTGAACACTATGAATTCGATCCGTCGACAAGTTCGCTGAAGGTGAAGCTTACTGACGAGCAGCGATCTGAAATGACCGACGAACTCTACGGGCTTCGCGATCGTCTGAGCAGCCTCGGACCGGTCAACATGCTCGCCATTGATGAATACGATGAACAGAACAAGCGGTTTGAATTCTTGTCGGAGCAGGTCCAGGACCTGGAAACTGCAAAAGAAGATCTGAGATCGACGATCACGAAGATCAACAGCACTGCAAAGCGACTGTTTATCGAGACTCTTGAAGAGGTACGGGGCAATTTCCGGGAAGTGTTCCAGGATCTCTTTGAGGGTGGAGAGGCAGATGTCTATCTCGAAGAGGGAGTCGATCCACTGGAGGCCAATATAATCATCAAAGCCCGACCCAGAGGGAAGAAGATTCTGTCAATACAGCAGTTGTCCGGTGGTGAGCGCGCTCTAACATCAATTTCGCTTCTGTTCTCGCTCTACCTTGTGAAGCCTTCTCCGTTCTGCATTCTCGACGAGGTCGATGCTCCGTTAGATGACTCAAATATCAAGAGATTCCTGAAGATGATAAGCCGCTTTTCTGAGAACACGCAGTTTCTCATCATTACCCACAACAAACTCACTATGGAGGCAGCTGACGTTCTGTATGGTGTGACAATGAAGCACCCAGGTGTCTCCCAGATTGTCAGTGTCAATCTCAGTAGCGATGCTGACGTTGACAAGCTCCTCGGTCAATCGACAACCACCGCAAGTGCACCTGAGACTGAAGAGGCTGTCGAGATAGAATCATGAAGTTCTCGTTTTCTAAGCTGAAAAGCGGGTTGTCCAAAACGAAGGACAACCTGATCGGCCGTGTCAAATCTGTCGTCGGGCTGCACACAAAGGTTGATGAGGCTCTCCTGGAAGACCTCGAAGAAGCATTGATAAAGTCAGACGTTGGGATCAGCGCGACTGAGAAAATAATTGAAGGGCTCAAAGAGAGAGTCAAGGAACTCGGCGAGAAGGAGACTGAAAACGTAGTCGACCTTCTGAAGGCTGAAATGGCTCAAATATTGAGATCAGATAATCACCGCGAGAGTTTCTTCGATAATCCTGCAAAGCCACTTGTGATAATGGTTGTCGGTGTCAACGGGACCGGCAAGACGACATCGATTGCAAAGCTCGCACACACATTCAAGGAGAGTGGCAAGTCTGTTATGGTTGCAGCGTGCGACACGTTCAGAGCGGCAGCGATAGAGCAGCTCGAAATCTGGGCGACCCGTGTAGGCTGCGAATTCGTCAGATCGACTCCCGGTGCCGACAGCGCAGCAGTCGCTTTCGACGCCGTGCAGGCGGCGAAATCGCGCAATATCGATGTTGTGATCATCGATACTGCCGGCCGCCTTCACACTAAAGTCAATCTGATGGAAGAACTGAAGAAGATTAAGCGTGTTGTGGCCAAGGCTGACGCTGCAGCTCCGCATGAAACACTTCTGGCGATAGATGCCACCACAGGGCAGAATGGCATGCAGCAGGTGAAAGTCTTTGATGATGCACTCGTATTGACCGGTCTTCTCCTAACGAAGCTCGACGGTACAGCCAAGGGGGGAATAGTGATTGCCATAGCTGACGAGTTCAAGGTTCCCGTGAAGTTTGTGGGACTCGGAGAGCAGATGGATGATTTGGACGAGTTCTCGCCGAAGGATTTCGTCGAGGCGCTGTTTGCATGATTGAGACTGTCGGCATAAGTACTTCCGACCGCACTCAGCTTGTCGATATCACTCTGCAAATCAGGAAATTCGTCAGGGGCTCAGGAGTAGGCGAGGGTTTCTGCACTGTATTTGTACCGCATACGACTGCCGCCGTCACGATAAATGAGAATGCCGATCCGACAGTCAAACGCGATATTCTGATGATCCTGAACAGAGTTATACCATTCACTGACGATTACCGTCACAGTGAGGGAAACTCTGCCGCGCATATCAAGGCGAGTCTTATCGGTTCATCAGAGCATCTGCTGGTGTCGGGAGGGGATATACTGCTTGGAACTTGGCAGGGTGTCTTCTTCTGTGAATTTGACGGCCCCAGGACACGCAGGATCATCCTGCAAGTGAACGGCCACTGATGGTTAAGTTCAGGATCATCTGCGTTGGAAAGACCCCCAAGGGGTGGCGAGAAGAGGCATTTGAGCATTACCGGAAGCTGATTGTGCCTTTTGCCAAACTTGAGGAGATATCTGTCAAGGAGCAGAAGATCATTGAATCGGCCGGAATAGAGAACTCGCTGAGACAGGAAGGGGAGCGAATCCTGAAGCTGCTATCCGCATCCACCCACAAGATTGCTCTGGACCGGAAAGGGAAGCATCGGTCGTCAATTGAGCTCTGTAAGCATTTCGAAACTCTATATCAGCGGTTTTCTGCATTCGATCTAATCATCGGAGGTCCTCACGGTCTGCACTGCACGGTGCTCGATCGAGCGGACGAGAAGATGTCATTGTCGTATCTTACTTTCCCACATGATCTTGCGAAGATAGTCGTCGCGGAGCAGATTTACAGGGCTCTGTCGATCATGAACAACTTCCCCTATCATAAATAGCAGTTGTAAGAATTGGATTTGCAAGCTCCCGGCAATGGGGCTTGTTGAAAAAGTCACGGACCGCAGAAGGTCGTCATCGCGAGGAGCGGAGCGACGTAGCGATCTCTATGTCAATCAATGCAATAGTGAGATAATGAGATTGCCACGTTTCGCTCGCAATGACAGCGTTTGGGGTTTTTCAACAATCCCAATGGAGGAGATCCGGGGAGCGAAGTCTTGGTAATCCATTTTGGCAATTCCTGCAATGTTGACTTGAATACTCGCCTTTTTGGAAACTTTTGCTTGACAGTTGCGTTGTGCCGAGTATATTTAAATTCGGTAAGATGTATGTAACTTAATGCCCTTTTTGGATTTGGAAGGGAGGTCGAGGTATTTGACCGGTGTCAGGGTTCGTGATGATGAGTCATTTGAAAAAGCACTGAGACGTTTCAACAAATTCTGTGAGAAGAGTGGAATTCTGTCGGACATCAAGAAGCACCAGCATTTTGAGAAGCCGTCGGATCGAAAGAAACGCAAAGTAAATGCGGCCAAGAGAAAAGCGCGCCGTTCCAAAGGAAAGTCAAGGCGAGTAGGTAGATACTAATCGGTATTCGCATGAGCATCCTGGAGAAGATTAACTCGGACTTGGTAGTAGCTATGAAGGCGAAGGAGAGCGGTCGCGTGACTGCACTCCGTGGTCTTAAGTCTGCAATCAAGTATCGTGAAATAGAGAAGCATGCAGGTTTGACTGATGAGGACGTGATTGCTGTCCTGTCCTCGACTGCCAAGAAGCATCGGGATTCGATAGAGCAGTACGAGAAGGCAGGCAGGGACGATCTTGTCCAGCAAGAGAAGGGCGAGTTGGAGATCGCTCTCTGCTATCTTCCGAAGCAACTCGAACGGGCGGAGGTCGAGCGCCTCGTTGATGAGGTGATCGCTGAGCTTGATGTCTCGGGAGATTCGAGTTTTAGCATGGTTATGAAGGCTGTTATGCCGAAGGTGAAGGGACTTGCCGACGGCAAACTGGTTAAAGAGATAGTCCAGGGCAGACTGTCTTGATTTCCTCTCCGGTCGATTCCGGCCGGAACATGATAAGAGCAGGGAGGCCGTGTATGAATTGGTTCGACATCGCCCTAATTACACTCCTTTTGATTACGATGGCGATAGGTTCAAAGCGGGGACTCGTGAGGGAATTGATGGGTTTCTTCGCGCTGGTCCTCGGAGTCATCGTAACAGTCAACAACATGGATTTTCTTGCGCTCGAAGTCGCAAGACACATCGACGCATCGCCGATGATCATAGCCGTGGTCTCATTTGTCGTGCTTTTGGCGGTACTCTACGGCTTGTTTAAGCTGGCAGGGCTGGTCTTCTACAAGGTGGGAGACGTGCATAAGCTTGGAAAGAAGGACAAGGTGGGCGGAGCGGTGATGGGCGCAGTCAGGGGTTGGATACTGCTCGGACTGCTTCTCTTTTTGGTCACCATTCTCCCTATGCCGGGTGCATTCTATAGAGCTGTCGACAGCTCTATCCTGACCGAACCGATGATGAGGACTCTCCCGCTGATTTTCGATGGGTCGAGTCCACTGCATCCGAGGAGTGGTACGTTCATCGAGAAAGTAGAGCAGTCTATCGGTGAGACCGAAGCGGTTCTTACTCTGAACCACAAGAAGGCTTACTCAGATGCGTCGAAAAGGTACGCGCAGAGAGAAAGAATCGACAAAGCACTTAACAATCTCGACAGGTATCTTGGCCGGGATGATCTGCCTTAGGGGTGGGTCTGTTGCGCCTTATAGAGAGAGCTGGGCCGGGCTGACAGGTTAGTTGTCACCTCGCAGCCGGTTTATCTCATTTATCAGAGCATCGGATTCGTCTGTATCACCGGTGCTTCTTGCCTCGTGAAGTTGAGCTGTAAGTTGCCTGATGCGATCGTCTCTGTATGCCTGCTTCAATTTCTGCATGTATTCCTGAAATGCCAATTCCCAGTCGCCGGATTCCGCCTCGACCGCTAACAGTCCCGTAAGTGTGGAGCGGGTATGCTCATCGGTCGCGCTGTCAACCACGCTCGCGAAATCGGCTTCGCGATTCTCTGCATGAAGTCTTGTTGCGATGTTGAATATCTCTCTGTGCTCCGGGGAACTGAACAACTTCTCCTGCAAACCGTTCGATGAATCCTGGAAGAGGCTGGGATGGGTGAGTATAAGTCTCAGAACATTTCTCTCGAGCTCAGGGCGGTTTGCGATTGCAGTGTACCTGGGTTGGAAAGGTTTCTCAGGTTTCGTAGCTTCGGGAGATACGCCCTTAGTGAGCAAATCGACGGAGATGTCATAGAGCTCGGAAAGCTCTTTAAGCATGAGGGCTCTCGCTATTTCGTCGGGGGCCATGCTCACGAGTCGAAGCTGCGATTTTACGAGCATCTGCTGGCCTGCACGATTGCGCTCCGCGAACGGAGGATGAGCAGACTCTCTGACAAATCTGAAATAGCTGGCAGCTTCCGAGATTACTCGTTTCAGCTCTGTCGCTCCGGCTTCTCTGACGAAGGAATCGGGATCGTCCCCTTCCGGGAGAGCCACAACGCGCACATCGATTCCCACTGCGAAGAAATGTTCGGCGCATCTTTCGGCGGCACTTTGCCCAGCCGCATCCGAGTCGAACAGCAGACTGACAGAATCAGCGTACCTTTTTAGCAGCAGGGCGTGATCGCGAGTAAATGATGTTCCCGATACGGCAACCGCTGTCCGAATGTCAGCCTGATATAGCGACAGGTAATCCATATAGCCTTCGACAACCAGAGCCTCGCGACTATCTCTTATATCTGCCCGCGAATGGCTTAGTCCGTAAAGGACACGACTCTTGTTGTAGAGCGGCGAATCGGGAGAATTCAGATATTTCACATTGTCCTTTGCTGCAAGTGCGCGTGCCCCGAACCCAATTACTCTTCGTGACAAATCGAAGATGGGAAACATGAGTCGCTGCCGGAACCGATCGTAGAACCCGTCGCCAGACTCACGTTTCACCAGTAGACCGGCATCATATAGTTCCTGAGTCGTGATCTTCTTCTCTCGGGCGTATGCGATTAGATTCTCCCAGCCCTCAGGCGCAAAACCGAGTTGGAATTCCTGAATAGTCTCGTCAGTCATACCGCGCTTTTCACGAATGTAGTCGAGGACCTTCCTGCCGTCATCCGATTCATAGAGAGACTTGTGGTAGAATCCGGCCGCCTGCTCATTTGCGTAATAGAGTCGTGAGAATCTTTCCATTTCTTTGGGATCACGCTTCGGCTCAGGGAGTGGAATGCCGGCGCGCTTGGCGAGGAACTTGACAGCCTCCGGAAATGACATCTGCTCATGCTCCATCAGAAACGTCATGACATTGCCGCCTTTTCCGCATCCGAAGCAGTGGTATATCTGCTTGTCCTGTGATACAGAGAATGACGGAGTTTTCTCGTGATGAAACGGACAGAGGCAGATGTAGTTGCGCCCTCGTTTCTTAAGAGACAGAAATTGGGACAGCACGTCGATTATATCTGACGACTGCCGAACCTGATCGATAATGTGATCCGGATAGAATGCTGCCATGATGTGAATATAGGCGATCCGGTGCCGAGTGTCAATCAACTGCGAAGATAGCGAGTCACTCCGGTCGCCGATTTTGGTTGCACTTAGCGGGTTCCGGTGTAAATTGTCGAAATGACTCAAACTGAGTGTGTTAACATTGATGGAATTAGAATAGCCTACAGGTCTGCCGGCAGGGGCGAGCCATTGCTGCTGCTCCATGGCTTCACCTACTCAAGCTACAGTTTCCGACACAACATCCCGGTGCTCTCCAAGCTGTATCATGTAATCTGTCCGGATCTTCCCGGCCACGGTTTGTCCGACAAACCGATATCATTTGACTACAGTCTCAGCAGCCAGGCGGACTTGATTCACCGCTTCTGCAAGGAACTCGGCCTTGATAAGATCACTCTCGGCGGCTGTTCGATGGGTGGGGCACTTGCAATGCGGACGGCGCTCGACTATCCCTGTCTTGTCGATCGGCTGATTCTGGTCGATTCGGCAGGTCTGGATCTGGATGTCAAGTCGCCGCAGCGAATCTTTGCGATTCCTGTTCTGGGGCATTTGGCTGCGCTTGTGACGACGATTAGGTTCAGGTTGGGCAGCCATGCTCGGATGGCTATCGATGTCGATGAAGAGTCGAAGGATGATTATCAGGCTTACGCAAGGCAATTGAAGAGTTTCTCCTCACTAATTGCCGGCGTGCGGAACCTTCGAGCCAACAGGGCATTCAAGTTGAGAGAGATACATCGGATTGAGCAACAGACTTTGATTGTTTGGGGAGAACGCGATCAGTTGTTCTCAATTGACTCCGCCCGGATGCTGGCTGACCTGATCCCGGATTCAAGGCTCATACTGCTTCCGGAAGCAGGACATCTGCCGAATGAGGAGAAGCCCGCGGATTTCAATCAGGTGGTGCTGGATTTCATGCAGAGACGGATACCGTCTGCCAGAGGGGAGAGTTCACAGTAGCGAATTCAAACGTCATGAGTGTGCAAAGTGAGGTCAAGGAGTAGGATGGAGATTCAGCCTGAAATTGCAGTTGTGACAGTCGGCATGCTAGAGGTCAACTGCATTATTGTCCACGATCCGGAGACAATGAAAGGCATTATAGTCGATCCGGGAGATGAGCCGGAGAGAATTGTGTCATTCATGCAGAACAACGGGATCATTCCGGAATCGATAGTCCTGACTCACGGACACGGCGATCATATTGGTGCCGTGGACATACTCCGCGACGAACTCTCAATTCCTGTGGCAATAGGCAGACTCGATGCCGATATGCTGACTTTTGCTGAGAAGAATCTCTCCGCAGATTTCGGAATCAGGCTTGATCTTAAGCCAGCCGATCGTCTTCTGGAAGCCGGAGATAAGATACATTTTGGTCGTGTGGCGCTGGATGTCTTCCACACCCCCGGGCACACCAGAGGGAGCGTAACAATTGCGACAGCTGGCCTTGCGATCGTCGGTGATCTTGTGTTCTGCGGATCTGTCGGTCGAGTCGATTTGCCGGGAGGGTCGTTTCAGCAGCTTCTGACCTCTATCAGGGAGAGAATTCTGTCACTGCCGGATGATACTCTACTGTATCCCGGGCACGGTCCCGTAACGACAGTCGGAAACGAACGGATATCAAACCCATTCCTGACAGGAGCTTTCTGATGGGATTCTGCTTTCCGCAAACTGACGCGCACGTTCATCCCGATTTTTCCATAGATTCCAAAGGATCAATCGAAGAATACTGCCATAAAGCGCTTTCTATCGGGCTGCATGAAATCATTTTCACGACGCATGTGGACACCAACAAGAAGTACCCGGGAGAATGCGAAATGGTTGTCGATGGTCAGCGAGTCCCCACCAATATTGATGCTGTCAAGAGATACGCGGAGGCTGTGACCGAGGCGAGGCAGAAGTACTATGAACTTGGTCTGATGGTGAAGTGCGGGGTCGAGATAGATTTCTACCCGGAACTGGATCAGACATTCCTGAAGCTTTTCGAAGATTCAGTCTTCGAATACGTACTCGCCGGCGTTCACCGAGTCGATGATTTCGATCTTTCCAACAAGCAGGAAGCGGGTGAATTATATGCTAAATACCCTGTGCCGGTGCTGCTGGAGAAATATTACGATCTTGTCAAGCTGGTGACTACGTATAAGGTGTTTGATTGCATCGCGCATCTCGATTACTACAGGCGTTGTGCTCCTATGGAGAAGCTCGCAGAAGCGATGCGCGTCGACTATGATTTCATTCCGGAGAGTCTGCAGATGATTGCGGACAATGCGATGGCAATCGAAGTCAATACATCGGCGTTGCGGCACGGTCACTCTGAGTATTACCCGTCTATGGCTTTGCTCAATCTTGCACGGAAGGCGGGAGTGCTGATACGTCACCTCGGTTCCGATGCACACTGCCCGGA includes the following:
- the ftsY gene encoding signal recognition particle-docking protein FtsY → MKFSFSKLKSGLSKTKDNLIGRVKSVVGLHTKVDEALLEDLEEALIKSDVGISATEKIIEGLKERVKELGEKETENVVDLLKAEMAQILRSDNHRESFFDNPAKPLVIMVVGVNGTGKTTSIAKLAHTFKESGKSVMVAACDTFRAAAIEQLEIWATRVGCEFVRSTPGADSAAVAFDAVQAAKSRNIDVVIIDTAGRLHTKVNLMEELKKIKRVVAKADAAAPHETLLAIDATTGQNGMQQVKVFDDALVLTGLLLTKLDGTAKGGIVIAIADEFKVPVKFVGLGEQMDDLDEFSPKDFVEALFA
- a CDS encoding secondary thiamine-phosphate synthase enzyme YjbQ; this encodes MIETVGISTSDRTQLVDITLQIRKFVRGSGVGEGFCTVFVPHTTAAVTINENADPTVKRDILMILNRVIPFTDDYRHSEGNSAAHIKASLIGSSEHLLVSGGDILLGTWQGVFFCEFDGPRTRRIILQVNGH
- a CDS encoding 23S rRNA (pseudouridine(1915)-N(3))-methyltransferase RlmH produces the protein MVKFRIICVGKTPKGWREEAFEHYRKLIVPFAKLEEISVKEQKIIESAGIENSLRQEGERILKLLSASTHKIALDRKGKHRSSIELCKHFETLYQRFSAFDLIIGGPHGLHCTVLDRADEKMSLSYLTFPHDLAKIVVAEQIYRALSIMNNFPYHK
- the rpsU gene encoding 30S ribosomal protein S21; its protein translation is MTGVRVRDDESFEKALRRFNKFCEKSGILSDIKKHQHFEKPSDRKKRKVNAAKRKARRSKGKSRRVGRY
- a CDS encoding GatB/YqeY domain-containing protein, whose protein sequence is MSILEKINSDLVVAMKAKESGRVTALRGLKSAIKYREIEKHAGLTDEDVIAVLSSTAKKHRDSIEQYEKAGRDDLVQQEKGELEIALCYLPKQLERAEVERLVDEVIAELDVSGDSSFSMVMKAVMPKVKGLADGKLVKEIVQGRLS
- a CDS encoding CvpA family protein, whose product is MNWFDIALITLLLITMAIGSKRGLVRELMGFFALVLGVIVTVNNMDFLALEVARHIDASPMIIAVVSFVVLLAVLYGLFKLAGLVFYKVGDVHKLGKKDKVGGAVMGAVRGWILLGLLLFLVTILPMPGAFYRAVDSSILTEPMMRTLPLIFDGSSPLHPRSGTFIEKVEQSIGETEAVLTLNHKKAYSDASKRYAQRERIDKALNNLDRYLGRDDLP
- the dnaG gene encoding DNA primase — its product is MAAFYPDHIIDQVRQSSDIIDVLSQFLSLKKRGRNYICLCPFHHEKTPSFSVSQDKQIYHCFGCGKGGNVMTFLMEHEQMSFPEAVKFLAKRAGIPLPEPKRDPKEMERFSRLYYANEQAAGFYHKSLYESDDGRKVLDYIREKRGMTDETIQEFQLGFAPEGWENLIAYAREKKITTQELYDAGLLVKRESGDGFYDRFRQRLMFPIFDLSRRVIGFGARALAAKDNVKYLNSPDSPLYNKSRVLYGLSHSRADIRDSREALVVEGYMDYLSLYQADIRTAVAVSGTSFTRDHALLLKRYADSVSLLFDSDAAGQSAAERCAEHFFAVGIDVRVVALPEGDDPDSFVREAGATELKRVISEAASYFRFVRESAHPPFAERNRAGQQMLVKSQLRLVSMAPDEIARALMLKELSELYDISVDLLTKGVSPEATKPEKPFQPRYTAIANRPELERNVLRLILTHPSLFQDSSNGLQEKLFSSPEHREIFNIATRLHAENREADFASVVDSATDEHTRSTLTGLLAVEAESGDWELAFQEYMQKLKQAYRDDRIRQLTAQLHEARSTGDTDESDALINEINRLRGDN
- a CDS encoding alpha/beta hydrolase, with protein sequence MTQTECVNIDGIRIAYRSAGRGEPLLLLHGFTYSSYSFRHNIPVLSKLYHVICPDLPGHGLSDKPISFDYSLSSQADLIHRFCKELGLDKITLGGCSMGGALAMRTALDYPCLVDRLILVDSAGLDLDVKSPQRIFAIPVLGHLAALVTTIRFRLGSHARMAIDVDEESKDDYQAYARQLKSFSSLIAGVRNLRANRAFKLREIHRIEQQTLIVWGERDQLFSIDSARMLADLIPDSRLILLPEAGHLPNEEKPADFNQVVLDFMQRRIPSARGESSQ
- a CDS encoding MBL fold metallo-hydrolase — its product is MEIQPEIAVVTVGMLEVNCIIVHDPETMKGIIVDPGDEPERIVSFMQNNGIIPESIVLTHGHGDHIGAVDILRDELSIPVAIGRLDADMLTFAEKNLSADFGIRLDLKPADRLLEAGDKIHFGRVALDVFHTPGHTRGSVTIATAGLAIVGDLVFCGSVGRVDLPGGSFQQLLTSIRERILSLPDDTLLYPGHGPVTTVGNERISNPFLTGAF
- a CDS encoding histidinol-phosphatase HisJ family protein, with amino-acid sequence MGFCFPQTDAHVHPDFSIDSKGSIEEYCHKALSIGLHEIIFTTHVDTNKKYPGECEMVVDGQRVPTNIDAVKRYAEAVTEARQKYYELGLMVKCGVEIDFYPELDQTFLKLFEDSVFEYVLAGVHRVDDFDLSNKQEAGELYAKYPVPVLLEKYYDLVKLVTTYKVFDCIAHLDYYRRCAPMEKLAEAMRVDYDFIPESLQMIADNAMAIEVNTSALRHGHSEYYPSMALLNLARKAGVLIRHLGSDAHCPEQLALDFENAEIIVYETNIADMDEG